The Rhodobacter sp. CZR27 genome includes a window with the following:
- a CDS encoding LysR family transcriptional regulator, protein MAVAPPFPRLPSLNALRAFEASARLGGFALAAEELRVTPGAVGAQIKALENEIGAPLFKRHAQGVELTAIGARALPRFVEAFDRLGEAVQELRQDAAPKRIHIATLPALAQLWLAPRLPALRAALPEIEVSVTAVETPPNLKRVPFDLCLFYTDDVPTDGIRIAGDEILPVCTPELARRIRAPQDLLTMTCLTDSAWADDWSTWAAVALPGQAFTPRGPVFSLYAVAVEEALNGSGILIARKALVSRHLDAGDLVAPLGRGVIGRQSITLWTLPGPAASRNQRSLLDVLRELG, encoded by the coding sequence TTGGCAGTTGCACCACCCTTTCCGCGTCTCCCTTCCCTGAATGCCTTGCGGGCTTTCGAGGCTTCCGCCCGGCTTGGCGGCTTCGCCCTTGCCGCCGAGGAGTTGCGGGTAACGCCCGGTGCCGTGGGCGCACAGATCAAGGCTCTCGAGAACGAAATCGGGGCACCGCTGTTCAAACGTCATGCGCAGGGCGTGGAACTCACCGCGATCGGCGCACGCGCCTTGCCGCGCTTCGTCGAGGCATTCGACCGGCTCGGCGAGGCTGTGCAGGAGCTCCGTCAGGACGCCGCTCCGAAGCGGATACACATCGCCACCTTGCCGGCGCTTGCGCAACTCTGGCTTGCACCACGTCTTCCGGCGCTGCGGGCGGCGCTACCTGAAATCGAAGTGTCCGTCACCGCCGTGGAGACGCCGCCCAACCTGAAGCGCGTGCCTTTCGATCTCTGCCTTTTCTATACAGATGACGTTCCGACCGATGGCATTCGCATCGCCGGGGACGAGATCCTTCCGGTCTGCACCCCCGAACTTGCCCGGCGCATCCGCGCTCCCCAAGATCTTCTGACCATGACCTGTCTGACCGACTCTGCATGGGCCGACGACTGGAGCACCTGGGCGGCCGTCGCCCTGCCCGGTCAGGCGTTCACGCCGCGCGGTCCCGTGTTCTCGCTCTACGCCGTTGCCGTTGAGGAGGCACTTAACGGCTCAGGCATCCTGATCGCGCGGAAGGCGCTCGTGTCGAGGCACCTCGACGCCGGAGATCTGGTCGCGCCGCTCGGGCGAGGGGTGATTGGCCGCCAGTCGATCACACTCTGGACGTTGCCCGGGCCGGCCGCGAGCCGCAACCAGCGGAGCCTGCTCGACGTGCTGCGGGAGTTGGGCTGA
- the purM gene encoding phosphoribosylformylglycinamidine cyclo-ligase, translating into MAEEHKGLTYADAGVDIDAGNALVERIKPAAKRTNRAGTVSGLGGFGALFDLKAAGYVDPVLVAATDGVGTKLRIAIDTGEVGTIGIDLVAMCVNDLVCQGAEPLFFLDYFATGKLEVDQAARIIEGIAEGCAASGCALIGGETAEMPGMYHSGDFDLAGFAVGAMERGQDLPCGVQVGDVLLGLASDGVHSNGYSFVRKVVDLSGLGWDAPAPFASGRLGQVLLTPTRLYVKQALAAIRAGGVHALAHITGGGLTENLPRVLPEGAGARIDLSSWALPPVFRWLAETAGMAEPELLKTFNCGIGMILVVAADRADDLAALLSAEGESVTRIGEVTVGRGVSYDGRLL; encoded by the coding sequence ATGGCCGAAGAGCACAAGGGGCTGACATACGCGGACGCCGGGGTGGACATCGACGCCGGCAACGCCCTCGTCGAACGGATCAAGCCCGCCGCGAAGCGGACGAACCGGGCCGGGACCGTCTCGGGCCTCGGTGGCTTCGGGGCGCTGTTCGACCTGAAGGCCGCGGGCTACGTCGACCCCGTCCTGGTCGCGGCCACCGATGGCGTGGGCACCAAGCTGCGCATCGCGATCGATACCGGCGAGGTCGGCACCATCGGCATCGACCTCGTCGCGATGTGCGTCAACGATCTCGTCTGCCAGGGCGCCGAGCCGCTGTTCTTCCTCGACTATTTTGCCACCGGCAAGCTCGAGGTCGACCAGGCCGCCCGGATCATCGAGGGAATTGCCGAGGGCTGTGCGGCCTCTGGCTGCGCCCTCATCGGCGGCGAGACCGCCGAGATGCCCGGGATGTATCACAGCGGCGACTTCGACCTTGCCGGCTTCGCCGTGGGCGCCATGGAGCGCGGGCAGGATCTGCCATGCGGCGTGCAGGTCGGCGATGTGCTGCTCGGCCTCGCCTCGGACGGCGTGCATTCGAACGGCTATTCCTTCGTGAGAAAGGTCGTCGATCTTTCGGGCCTCGGCTGGGATGCCCCGGCGCCCTTCGCCTCCGGCCGGCTCGGGCAGGTGCTGCTCACGCCGACGCGGCTTTACGTGAAGCAGGCACTGGCGGCGATCCGGGCGGGCGGTGTCCATGCGCTGGCCCATATCACAGGCGGCGGCCTGACCGAGAACCTGCCGCGGGTGCTGCCCGAAGGGGCGGGGGCGCGGATCGACCTGTCGTCCTGGGCGCTTCCGCCGGTGTTCCGCTGGCTCGCCGAGACCGCCGGAATGGCGGAGCCGGAACTGCTGAAGACCTTCAATTGCGGCATCGGCATGATCCTCGTCGTGGCGGCGGACCGCGCGGACGACCTCGCCGCGCTGCTGAGCGCCGAGGGCGAGTCGGTCACCCGGATCGGCGAGGTGACGGTCGGCAGGGGCGTGAGCTACGACGGCCGCCTTCTGTGA
- the purN gene encoding phosphoribosylglycinamide formyltransferase encodes MKRVAILISGGGSNMLALVRSMAGDHPARPVLVVSNDPAAAGLERAAALGVPVAAVDHRPFKGDRPAFEAALLEPILEAQPDILCLAGFMRVLTADFVARFEGRMLNIHPSLLPKYQGLHTHRRAIEAGDTQAGCTVHEVTAALDDGPILGQARVPVLPDDTPETLAARVLTQEHLLYPAVLRRFAAGDRRPILLP; translated from the coding sequence GTGAAGCGAGTCGCCATCCTGATCTCGGGCGGCGGCTCAAACATGCTCGCCCTTGTGCGCAGCATGGCGGGCGACCATCCGGCGCGGCCCGTGCTCGTGGTCTCGAACGATCCCGCGGCGGCGGGGCTGGAACGGGCTGCGGCGCTGGGCGTGCCGGTCGCGGCGGTGGATCACCGGCCGTTCAAGGGCGACCGCCCGGCCTTCGAGGCGGCGCTGCTGGAGCCGATCCTCGAGGCGCAGCCGGACATCCTGTGCCTGGCCGGCTTCATGCGGGTGCTGACGGCGGACTTCGTGGCGCGGTTCGAAGGGCGCATGCTGAACATCCATCCGTCGCTCCTGCCGAAATACCAGGGCTTGCACACCCACCGTCGCGCCATCGAGGCAGGCGACACGCAGGCCGGCTGCACGGTGCACGAGGTGACGGCCGCGCTGGATGACGGGCCGATCCTCGGGCAGGCGCGGGTGCCCGTCCTGCCGGACGACACGCCGGAGACGCTGGCGGCTCGGGTCCTGACGCAGGAGCACCTGCTTTACCCGGCCGTCCTGCGCAGGTTCGCGGCGGGCGACCGCAGGCCCATCCTCCTCCCCTGA